In one Epinephelus moara isolate mb chromosome 6, YSFRI_EMoa_1.0, whole genome shotgun sequence genomic region, the following are encoded:
- the nat14 gene encoding probable N-acetyltransferase 14 — protein sequence MVRLELDQVVMRRMKEDDIEIVKALIKEGCEGTENRLILHILTRPLCLFILAVFSSILRCLVHSFILALAIPVFLLIIFLKITMPRSTGVLGSSRPSWDYVGSSYRGTEEETLQNPYCRISGKTPGSKKPRRRITPKDKELSTENVTPEREQEAGQVWVAECDGEIIGCVFRESEKRAGIRRICRVVTGCWYRREGLGRLLVQSLEQREREAGAHRVYAHVPYPSKVGEAFFRKLGYRQLGEETDEEEDDKERKMETPERGFLGHPLTKVFYKDL from the exons ATGGTGAGGCTGGAGCTGGATCAGGTGGtgatgaggaggatgaaggaGGACGACATAGAGATAGTCAAAGCCCTCATCAAG GAGGGCTGCGAGGGCACAGAAAACCGTCTCATCCTCCACATCCTCACTCGTCCGCTCTGCCTCTTCATCTTGGCTGTCTTCTCCTCGATCCTGCGCTGCCTTGTTCATTCCTTCATCCTGGCCCTCGCTATTCCTGTCTTCCTGCTAATTATCTTTCTCAAGATCACCATGCCGCGGTCCACAGGGGTCCTGGGCAGCAGCCGTCCCTCTTGGGACTATGTGGGTAGCAGttacagagggacagaggaggagacgcTGCAGAATCCCTACTGTAGGATCAGTGGCAAGACACCAGGGTCTAAAAAG CCAAGGCGCAGAATCACACCCAAAGACAAAGAATTGTCAACAGAGAACGTCACtccagagagggagcaggaagCAGGCCAGGTCTGGGTGGCAGAGTGCGACGGTGAGATAATCGGCTGCGTCTTCAGGGAAAGCGAGAAGCGAGCGGGCATCAGGAGGATCTGCAGGGTGGTGACGGGCTGCTGGTACCGCAGGGAGGGTCTCGGCCGGCTGCTCGTCCAGAGCctggagcagagggagagggaggctgGCGCACACAGAGTGTATGCACACGTCCCCTACCCCTCCAAAGTTGGGGAGGCTTTTTTCAGGAAGCTGGGCTATCGGCAATTAGGGGAGGAGactgatgaagaagaagatgataaagagaggaagatggagactCCAGAGAGAGGCTTTCTTGGACACCCTCTCACTAAAGTGTTTTACAAGGACTTGTGA